In Paraglaciecola sp. T6c, the sequence CAACATTAATGTAAAGATAGATCACGAAATACGTGTGAAAGTTGATAAAGAGTTAGATGACTTATTCAGCGATGACAGTGAATTATTTTAAGGAGTGAACATGAAAACGAACCTATTACCTACATTGCTAGCAGCATCGTCCTTACTATTCGCCAGTATGAGCTTTGCAATAGAATTGGATGACGCTAAAGCACAAGGTTTGGTTGGCGAGCAAACAGACGGTTATCTTGGTGCAGTAGTGAGTAAGCCTGACGTAATGTCTTTGATCAAAGAGGTAAACGACAAACGAAAGCAAAAGTATGCGCAATTAGCTACTAAGAATAACCTTACTCTTGAGCAAGTTGAAAAGTTAGCTGCGAAGAAAGCCTATGAAAAAACCGACACTGG encodes:
- a CDS encoding YnbE family lipoprotein; this encodes MYWLMAALLPLSACTHKVQVETKEPITININVKIDHEIRVKVDKELDDLFSDDSELF
- a CDS encoding YdbL family protein, which codes for MKTNLLPTLLAASSLLFASMSFAIELDDAKAQGLVGEQTDGYLGAVVSKPDVMSLIKEVNDKRKQKYAQLATKNNLTLEQVEKLAAKKAYEKTDTGHFVLVNGAWVKKP